The genomic segment TATTCATTTATGGATATCTTGGCACAAACCCCCTCTCTTATTTGATGGCCATAAATCTTACTCTAAACTTTGTCATGATAAAATATGCCAACTTACCTCAATAGATGACCATCGCGACGACGTGAACTTTGCCAGGGTGAATCTTCATAACGATAGCCACCTTTGCGCATCAGGGGCGCACATGAGCAGCTCAATTTGTTGCCCATGGCACAGCTGGCACAGCCACTGGATTGAGCTGCTTAAATATGGAGAAATAAAACAAAGGCAAATGATTAGCGGCTCAAGTTCAGCATATGACTTCAAAAACTTAGCAGCTTACCTGTTGCACCCCGATGTCACCACATCCCGCTAACGTCTGCCTGTGATAGAGTTTGGCCGCGATTTAGCGACTGAGAGCGTTGATTATGACGATAGTTGTGATAACGACTGCTCCTCtgtaaaatagaagaaaaacaaTGCCCAAAACGAGCAAAGATTAGTTCCTAGTCTGgttaaaaattatttgctttGGTCACTACATTGTTTGCGCTAAAATCAAaagcaaaattgaaatttttcttttcccCTCATCGGGATAGTTATCTGACTAATTGGCTAAGTGATACACCCGCTAATTGATGTTTGCAAATCTAACCGTCGCTTCGCATGTGCATGCGAATGAGGCACAGTGGTTGCAAGAGTCGTAGTGGGTTGTATATTCTTTTAGTTGTAAATGAAATAAATCTCTAATTAGTAactaattgaaataaaaacaagtaaaaaggggttaagttcggccgggccgaactttggatacccaccacctcggatatatatgtaaaccacctttcgtcaaaatccggtgcaaatctcataccttacgccccatagtagctatatcaatatatgttccgatttggaccaaatagtaataatagtcattgttcaattgtatataacaaaatattggtctttttaatagctatatcttaaaataaaccgatctgaactatatacgacacggatgtcgaaaagcctaacataagtcaatgtgtcaaatttcagtgcaatcggattaaaaaagggccttttatggggtcaaaacttcaaatcgagagatgggtctatatggcagctatatgaaaaccttgatcgatctcgaccaaattgcagaaatatgtggaggggcttatctTAGCtctttgtcctaaatttcggcatcatcggacaacaaatgcgctttttatggccccaaaacctaaaaccgagagatcggtctatatggcagctatatcgaaatctggaccgatctgagccaaattgacggaggatgttgaagggcctaacaaaactcactgtcccaaatttccgcaaaattggataataaatttggcttttatgggcctaagaccctaaatcggaggatcggtctatatggcagctatatccaaatctgaaccgatctgagccatattggcgaaggatgtcgcagggactaagacaactcactgacccaaatttcagcaaaattggataataaatggggctttaatgggcctaagaccctaaatcggaggatcggtctatatggcagctatatctaaatctggaccgatctgagccaaattgacggaggatgttgaagggcctaacaaaactcactgtcccaaatttcagcaaaatcggataataaatgtggcttttatgagcctatgaccctaaatcggaggatcggtctatatggcagctatatccaaatctggaccgatctgagccaaattgacggaagatatcggagggcctaagacaactcactgtcccaaatttcagcaaaatcggataataaatgtggcttttattggcctaagaccctaaatcggcggatcggtatatatgggggctatatcaagatatattccgattttgcctatcttcgaacttaacatgcttatgaacaaaaaaagaatctgtgcaaagtttcagctcaatatctctatttttgaagactgtagcgtgatttcaacagacagacggacagacggacggacatgtctagatcgtcttggatttttacgctgatcaagaatatatatactttatagggtcggaaatggatatttcgatgtgttgcaaacggaatgacaaaatgaatatacccccatccgtcggtggtgggtataaaaatgtaaataagtTATGGATGGCATTGTGAATGCTGGATGCCAGGCTTCTCTTTGTTACCCATCCCATGTATAAACAGTGGAAAAGTTATTGCACCCGTTTTAGTTGGTAACTAAAAAATACATGGagatcaccgtagcgcagaggttatcgtGTCCGCCAGTGACACATAACGCCTGTGtttgaatactggcgagaagATCAGAGAACAATTTTTTATGGTGATTtctcctcccaatgctggcgtcAATTTAAGGcttatgccatgcatagaagacatgtaaaaacttttccctcCCTTTCCCTCCTTCCGGtctcggatataaaaagaaggccccttatcattgagcttaaaacttgaatcgtacagtactgattgatatgtgggcaaatttttgtatttgcccactgtcccaaatttcggcgaaatcggacaatatatgcgcattttatgggcccaagaccttaaatcgaaagatcggtctatatggcagctatatctaaatctgaaccaatctgagctatattgcaggagtatgtcgtggggcctaacttaaatcactgtctcaaatttcggcgacatcggactattaatgcgccttttatggacacaaaactcttaaacgagatatcggtctatatggcagctatatccaaatctggacccatctgaaccaaattgaaaaaggatgtcgtaGGACCTGACACAAATgattatcccaaattttggcaaaatcggaccataaatgcgccttttacagactcaaaaccctaaatagagatatcggtctatatggcagctatatccaaatctgcaccgatctgaaccaaattgaaaaaggatgtcgaaaggcctgacactactcactgtcccaaatttcggcgacatcggacaataagtgcgccttttatgggcccaaaccctataatccagagatcggtctatatggcagctatatctaaatctaaacagattgttgccaagtttcagaaaaatgtcgaggagcctaacacaactcactgtaccaaatttcagcgaaatcggataataaatgcgtcttttatgggcctaagacccaaatcggcggatccatctataaggcagctatatccaaatctggaccgacctgagccatattgcagaagtatgttaaggggcttaacttagctcactgtccccaatttcggcgacatcagacaataactgcacattttataggcccaagaccttaaatcgagaaatcggtctatatggcagatatatccaaatcaaaaccgatctgggccaaattgaagaaagatctcGAAGGAGCTAACACAACtttctataccaaatttcagcaaaatcagacaataaatgagccttttatgggcctaagacccaaatcggcggatcggttattatagatttgtg from the Stomoxys calcitrans chromosome 1, idStoCalc2.1, whole genome shotgun sequence genome contains:
- the LOC131995530 gene encoding uncharacterized protein LOC131995530, whose product is MGNKESVDAAAKLNAEAWAHERSSRYHNYRHNQRSQSLNRGQTLSQADVSGMW